CTTTGCTCAGCAAGGATTTCCTTGGTTTCGCTTAAAGGCTGAGGAATGTCTAACGCTAACTATATCCAGATGTGCCTACTTGGCAGCCTGCTGCTGAGACATTACCGAGGGGACACAGGATCAGCGCTATCAAATGGGGTGTAAGTATCTATTATGTATGTTTGATCAGGGTGGGTTGGGGAGAGTTATGCAGCAAGCAGCGTGAACTGCAGACCGTCcttactgctttccttttcctccagcctgcggcttttctttttgccttgttGCTCTTGCAATGTTGTTACATGCAGCAACCTGAACCGTGATGGTTAACATGCAGCAGGGCTGGCTACAGGCTCTGAACATGCAGCCTCCAGCCCTGCTAGGTCTACTTTGCACTTGACTTTCCAAAGAACTTTCTTTGGGTGTTTTAGGTTGTTTTTACAGAAGGAAGTTTGGGGCTTCTTTAGAGAATGCCTCCAGTGCTCCGAGACAGGGTTTCCTCCCAACCGTGAACATGTTCCAGTGGTGGCACATTAACATTTACAAGCCCTTCCTTATCAGTAAAAGGACATGAATCTTCCCCATGTAGCACTATCGTGTGCTTTGAGCAAAACATGGAAATTTTCAAGCTCTGTAGCGttgcaaagacagaaagaaaaaaattcagtcccAGTGACTGGGCAGTTACTGATCGCATTTTTTTAACAGCCTTTGGGCAGATTCTGATAAACTTATGTGTTGCGTGGCATCTTGAAATTAGTGGGGCAAGTCAGCACGCACTCTCTCTCCCATTCATGTCTGGGTGTAACAATACACCCATGCTAATGCACTGTGATTGCTGGGTTTTGGGGCACATCAGGCAAATTATTCCTTGGATCAGAAGAGGGTCTGGGAGCTGGAAAGGCAGCGAGTGCTGCAGCCTAGGgagggctgggaaaggagggTGGGTGGTTTGGTGGGGCTGTTTCACGAGCCTGCAAGGCTTTATTCTCCTCCTGGGGCCAGGGGAAATGAATGTTTGCAAGAGAGAAGGCAGGTTTCTCGCCCTGCGCTTGGCTGCTCCAGGAGGGCCCTGTCTCCCCGAAGCACTCAGGGTGTGAGTTGAGCTGCTGAGCTCTCCGTAATTCTGAAAATCAGACCACCTACACACAAGACTGCATCTGGATTTAGGAAAGTACCTCTCAAGGCTGCTACGCCTGTGGAAGATAATTGCGTGTTACCTTCTCCTACCTTGTGGGCAGCTGAACGCTCTCTTTAAGAGACATGGTGCTGCTCTTAAGAGGAGCTAGAGTTTTCCTGGTTTGCCGGAGCTTGCCATGGTGTGCCTGGCAGCAGTGCAGTCCTGCACGGGCACTGCCCCGATGGCATGTCCAGCCCCAAAAGGGCCAGGAAAACATCCTGCACTGCTTAAACGCAGCACAGCTGCTGTCCCCAAACCGTGCCACGTGTACGCGAGTGACTTACTGCCGGGTCAGCGGGGTGACAGGAGGAGCAGTGCAGGCACCCACCGTTCCCTGGAGGTTGTGGGGACGGTCGTGCAGGCAGCCAGCGCTGCCCAGGGTGATTGGGGCTCCCGTGCACAACTGCCACTGCCTTCTGCCATGGTACCACGCGATTCCCTGCCAGGGATGGTGCAAGTTCCTTTCTGGGACCCCTGTACGTGAGAGCAGACATCTCAGTGTGCGTTTCCAGCctttgcacagcagctctgcagtttctctgcattttgGTTTGTATACTTCAGAAAAGTTTCACCAACTGGGGTGAAAGCTAAAAGGAGGCAACTGCAGCAGCCATTTGCAAGCAGTTGTCTAATGCATGACTGGCATTGCGATGGCGAGACTGGCAGCATCAGCAGGAGAGGCTGTAATAAAATAGGACCAGCCAGCTGGGAAGCTGATGAAACCACATATTTCAGGACTGTGGCAAGCAGAGAGATAAATAAGGCACCCTGTCCTGTAGCAGCGTGGATCTTGTCCATTCCTTTGCGCTGGCCTGAAAAGCAGCTCCAACAGGAAAGTTGGAAATGGTCCTTGGAGTGGGGCCTGCATTTTTGTTACCTGCTTGTGCAGTGTTTCAACCAACAGAGTTTTTGCCTCCAGGTGCTGCCACACAAGTAACGGCAGCAGTGAGGCCATGCCGGTGACACCAGACTGCTGCTGCGACAGCGGCACTGGCCAGCAGCATCTGAGCAGTGCCATGGCGTGCACTGCGAGCCTCTGCCCCTCTGTACTGTGTTCGTTTGGCTCTGGCTCATGATCCCAACTCCTGGGAAAGCTCTCTTAAGACATTCAGGTAATTAAATCCCACAGCCTATTCTCAGTTTGTTTATAGACTTCAAAACTTCGAAGCAGCTGAATGAGATTGGCTCTTTTTTTCTGGTAAGGCAGATCAGCGATTGTTTTGGTTACTTCATTTTTCTAAGGCTTTGCGCTAATGAACGTGCCAAAGGGCGTCTCTTGTATTTCAGCCTGCCCTGTCTTCTTGTCAAGAAGATCAAATTGTTCAGCATCGCTTTGTAATCCTGTAGCTCCAAATGAGACCTCTTCACGAACACTGTAATGCAGAGAGGAGTTGTCCGGCACCAAATCCACTTGAAGGATCAACTTTGATGAGGTTATTGACTTTGCCTGGaggcagggggcaggggaaccaaaaaccaaacagacaaaaccaaaaaagaagccATGCAGGAATAAAACTCGTTACATGGCACCCAAACATAGAAATGAAAGAGGGCTTCTTCCCCTGCTCTGACACATAGAACTATTCTTCCCCTTTAAACACTCCAAAACCAGCTCAAACCGTTAAACCCAAGTTGTTTCATGCATGTTTTTGTATGTGGGGCAGAACAAACCCAGTACTGGAAGCCAACACATTTCCCTGTGCGGGTACCCCAAAGAGCCCAGACATCCACGCAATGCAAAATGAAGATGAGGTTTTGCCAGCACAAGACCCATACCGAGATAACTCAGCTGAAAGTTTCAAACCTTTGCCTTAGTGCTTCACTTCAGGTTTCTGCACAAGGGCAAGAGAAGGATGGCAGCCCAATGCGGCTTGAAGAGAGCAAAATAAGTGATCCCCACGCAAAACAGAGTGCTACTCGTGTCTGCATGTTTGGCAACGCATTTAAACTAAACCGGTGCGGACACAGAAGTCAAACGCTCTCCTGACTGTTAGGGGCTTGGAGGATGGGACCAAGTGAAGAGTCAGTAGGGACACATTGTCAGCAGAGCTTCAGCCAGCGCGGACTTCTTGCTGTCAGCATCTTGGTCTGGTGGGATAGAGCTAATCTGCACACGTCTATTTCacacagccccagctgcaggatgGGCATAGGGTACATTGTCATTGTTGCTGGTGCATCCTTGAACAGCATCaggaggcggcagcagcagaacagcagcacaaGGTGTGGAGGGGCCTGGGAGCTTGATTTGCTCTCGCTGAGTGAATCAGGACAGAAAAACTGCTGGAAATGAGGTGGGAGACACACATGTGCACAGACCTTCCCACTGCAGGTCAGAGGCCGGGTCTCAGCTTCCAGCACTGGGTGTTACAACCCGACTTTGCTCTCGTGAAATGCGTTCAACcaacatgaaatgaaaacaaatatccAAAACCTCAAGCATTGCCTCAAAGCACCCCCACCAGCCAGAATTCTCCAAGTTCCCCTGAGGACTGCAAAAAACTCATTGCACCCACCGGTGTTGGATCCCCAATACTTTCTTTAGCTCATTTTACAGAGAAACAGATAAGACATCTCCATCAGCGACAACAGCCCTACATATTGCGTGGCCCACACAACATATGCGGCCCCTCCATTGCCCAACCGAAACCTACCATTGGCAGCTCCAGCTTCAGGAGTGAGGAGGGGAGCCGGCAATGCTTCGCATGCAGCAGGGCAGCAAGTTGATCTGGGGACAACCCACAGTCATGCTTGGTGGGGACGGGTACTCCCGTGAGCGAGGCTGGGACAAACAAGCATGCAGCAGAGCTTGTTGCTGTGTTTTGTACCTTCTTGCTCGGTGTACCACATTTCAGCTTGCCTTGCTATCATCgcagctgcttttcctgaggcTGGGTGGGTTGAATAATCACTCTTCAAGGCACAAAGCAACATGCCAGAATCCCCAAGGCTTCTTGACTGAATGTGGGGACAGGATCCAGAGGATTTTTCCCTACCTGGGCCCATGTGAGCAGAAGTGCCAAGAGATGGAGACGTGACAGCTGCTGCAAAAGAAGGAAGTTTCCAGGATGAGCTCAAGGCTACACGTCATTCAACTGGGAATGAAGGACAAGCaacttaaaaacaacaacaaaaaatttttaaaaaatcatcatttaACTGCTTTTATTGCAGCACTCCTTGGCTGTATTTCAGAATCCTCCTctcaaataaatgaaaaccagGCGGAGAACTGGGCCCTCTTCCCGAGCGTGCGACAGTGCAGGTCAGATTCCCTGCCTGGATGCTCACCAgggtgccgtgccctgctccgaCCACTTCCAGCTTTCGAGCATTTTGTTGCCTCTCGGGCCATGCAGGCTGTGGGCCCCTCGGTCCTTCCAGCACGTTCCCTACATACAGGCTCCCCATGTTGCTTCCTCATGGATATGGGACCTCTCACCCTCTTCCTACAGCCCAGCTCAGACCTCTAACATCGCTGGTGCTCGCAGCCCAGCACGCAACACTCCCGACCTTCCCCATGACCCACCTCGTCCCACTGCCTGGGCAACCTGCAGCCTCCCATTCACACCTGCACGAGCCGGACTCAAGATCCTTACTGTAGCCATCCCTGGGCAGCCAACACCAAGAGGGAAAACTGCCCATTTTTCCAAGCTTAGAGGACATGGGAGGCAGCCCTGGCAGCTAAGCCTGCATTCCCCAAGGCACTGCGTGATGCAACAGTTTTATAACCCCAGCTCCGTGTCACAAGTTGGATGGAGATCCCCCACAGCAGCATACGAAGGAGAGGCGCGTCCGCCTTGGATGCGGACACGCAGCGAGACGCTGTCCTGAGAAATGTTCTGCTGTTCTCACATCTCTCTTGTTTGGcatcaaatattttctgctcACTTTGACAGCTCTGtaatttttccccctctccccagtgTTGAGGTGGATGAATAATCTTTTTGGCTTTAGGACAAACCGGAGTGTCTGCCAGAATCATCAATCCCTCCGAATTCAAGAACAGGACAGCTTTTCCTAGTGACATCTATGGGTAGAGTTCACACCTGTGTAATAATCGAACGTATTACcttcaaaagaaggaaatatcTAACAAAGATTGGAAAATCCATATAATTTGATCAAGGAATCACTTCAAGGGCTGGCAACATCTTTTGAAAATGAGATGTCTATATTCGGCACTGaactgttttatttcagcatgGAAGTCACTGTTTCGGAttcttttatttcaataaatgaaaacacagaagaaaatccgGGCTATCAGCCCAGGCTTGTAACAATTCGGggtttttcttggcttttccaAGGGCACTTATTGCCAGATTGTGAGATGCTGGCAGGATAAATCTGTAAGCCATGGAAATTATGAGTTTCATGACACACACATTTTATTCCAAACCCTCGCCGATAAAATTAAACACAGGAAAGAGCCAGGACTTTCATCCAGCTCCTTAATTACCATCTGGAGTCTGGCAGCTGAAATAAGATCAAACTTTtgcatagaaaaggaaaaaaaaatttgctattACAGTGGGGAAAGAGATGAGACTTTACAAAGAGCTTGAGTAGAGTTACACAAACATCCTGACGCTATCAGGATCTGTCCTGCCAGGGGCTGCGCATCTCCACTCGCTTCTTGTGTGCACAGAGCTGCATAGCACCTCAATAAAGCTTATCCCATCGCTCCGGAAGGAGCAAAAATGCCTTAGTTTTAGTTCTTATGAGCTTTTTGAGACAGGGTCCCTATTTCAGGTATCTCAATAACACCCAGCAAAAATTCTTGCTCGTGATGGGCAGAAGAGGGACAGACGCTTTCTCCTTAGCGGATTCAGTTCAGTGGCATGTCCTGGGTGTAGTGGGAGCATCCCTTCGTACCCCCGGAGCTTCTGGAAAATTATTGAAGGCAACATGAGGGAAAGCCTGCTGGGAACTGCATCTTGACAGATAAAAGATGATTTAGcacaaaactgaaacacagcgGGTCACTGCAGAGCACTGCAATCAGGACTTGCCAAGGGTAATTTGCACACGACAGACGTAAAATGCAAACTAACATCCTATAGGCATTAGAAGGCACTGTTTCACGAGGCTGAAAATAGTTATGAGCCAAGTCATGTGGCAGAAAGAAcataaacagaaaacagcttctgATTATTGTAAGTATTTTAACAATTTATGAGAGATCAGAGAAAATTCTACAATCCTGCTATTAACATCAAAGCTGCGCCGGTTAAGACATCTGCCTAGCCTAGGAGAGAAGTGAAATGTACGgtaaaaaaagccaacaaatagAGAAAACCCCAGCAATCTCTATTAGAGgccagaaaacagcaagaaagaaggCCTGAGGAAAAAAGCATGGTCATCAAGACAGGGAGGAAGTGATTTTAAATCCACCAGGAATGCAAAGAGCCTTACACCAAGGCACAGATAAGCCATTTgctaaaataaagttttcagaaataatggAGACAAAGCAGACAAGTTCAGTAAATATTTTGGAGCTGCACTTGGGAAAAAAGATAGGTGATACCTATGATGACAAAATACTCTCCTTTTCAACAGTAACTTGGAGATGCAGTTAACCagtaatgaaaaagcaaaatattttaaaattatgagatCCAAGTAATGTGCATCTAAGAATTTTAAAGGGGCTGACCAAGAAATCAGCTGGtttattaattttgctttctCACAAGTCTTGAAATACTGCCTAGATCCCACAGTGTCTGGAGGTAATGTTGTGCAACTACTTTAATACTTCATAATTACAGACTTGTCAGTCTAATTTTGAGCTTCGAAAAGATAACGTTATGGCTGATACAAAATTGATGGCTAATGAACAATTAGCAGGTGATACAATCTGCGGCAGTGAAAAAAGATTTGCTGAAAACAGATGCCGCCACACTAAAGAGGGTCCCGTTTTAGGTCATAATCACGCCAAATAACAATTTTCTTACCCAGCACTTTGCTGCCCTGTTAGATGTTTGAGTCAGTAAGGTGGCTGCAGGGCTCGACAGGAGGCTGAGCATCCGTGTGCTCCACAGGCTAACAATGCTGAAAACTCTGAATTGCAGGAATAAATTGCTTAGGAAGGCGCAGGCCCTGACTCCTCCACCCTTTTCAGTCCTTAAGGAGCGTTCCTTAAGTGAAGGCAGACTGCCGTACAACCAGGCAGCTTTCAATCAAGAAGTTTTTGGATATGAGCTCAGCTAattcaagacagacagacagacaactgTAATACCTTCAAAGGTAGCTTCTACTAATACAGCCCAGGCAAGATAGAGCTGTAAATCACTTATGAGTGTAAAACATTATCAGTGGATGAATAAAATACTTATGTGCACTTGTGGGAAAATTTTGGGGTGGAGCTAAACTTTTAGTAACATGCTCCTTGCTAATGACTGTAGGCATTATGATTGTCACCTGCCTTCTCCGGGAGACCGGAGTGACTGTCAGTCCCCTCTGTTTAACTCAGTTGTTAGCCGCCATGGGGAACGGTGTGGCTGCACATACAGTGGTGATGAGAGGACCTGCCTTTGCTGCAGCTACGGACACTCGACCAGCTCTTTCCCTCAACGATGGTTACATGCTGCTTTCTGCCTTCTTACTACTctatcattattttttttgtttgtttgcagttgAAGAATTGATCAAATGAGACAGAAGATCTCCAGGAAGAGTGTAAGTGAGCAATCCAATCTTGTATTGCAAAAGGCAGCTTCATCTATCACATGTGAATAAAACATTCCTAACACCAGGCTCTGCCTTGCTTCTGCATATTGGGATTTATTTGCCCACATCTTGCTCACCAGTTAGGGTGATTTGGCAGAGGCAAAACACCCATGGCCCCTTCTAACCTTATTAATGGAAGTTATTTATAAtggtttaatattttataaagaatACTGGCAGCAAAAAGGCCCTATGTGCATTTGAGAGGGTGCCTAATGTATTCATTTTGAAGGCAAAAATCAGGTTTACGAGAGCTGCCTCTGTGTGGGGGGCAATGCCAGCAACACGCTGCCACTGAAAACTCTGCCCTTAGGCAGCCAGCTCTGCGCCTCCCCGTTTCGACTCAAAAAGGgtaaaagcagcaagaaacagtTACcaagttggggggtggggggtgggagaaagaaaaaaaaatctaatgattTATGGAAGAATGGCATTGTTCATCATTTTCCACCTTGTTTTTCCCAAAGCAGTGAAATCTCTGAAATGGCAAAGCGTGTTCGGCAGAGAGGGACGTGGGAGGAAGGGCTGATTTCACATTGTGTTTAGGGAGCGGTTTTCAGGATGATGGATGACTGCTCGGTGACTTAACTAACCAAGTCACAGAGCCAGAGCACTCGGATCAGCATTAAGTTTGGAACCCGCGTGCCTTTTGGCAAGTTCCTTAACATGTCTGTGTTTGTATGAGCAAAATGCACTTTACTGCTAGTTCTTTAAATGGTGTTTCAGTTAGTCTTGCCTGCATGCTTCAAAGCTGCTGAATCCTCGTTGCTGACACACCGTATGTTTATTTACAGATGGACACTGGTGCCAGGCAGCTCAAACACAGCTTTTAACAGTCCCAGAAACACCGCAGAGACAATGAGAGTTCGTCTCAAAGGGGATGCAATCTGTACCCTCTTCCTGCTGGTAGTGCTTTGCTCTCTACTCTACTCCCAGCTGGAACATTTAGTCCCGGTAGGAAACAAGGAACCAACACAGAAGAAGCCTTCAGTAACACCGAAAATACTCTCTGACCCCAGAGCACCTTGGAGACTGATGCCAGCAGAGGCAACAGTACCCAGACCCCAAGTAACTCCCATCGTTAGACGAACAGAAGTGGCCAACAACAGGGTCCAAACTACAACTCCATCCCCGTTGACTGATTCTGCCTTCAACTTCAAGCGCTATCTCCTAAACAAGGATAACAGGAACTTCAATCTCCTCATTAACCAGCCcaagaaatgcaggaaaacacCTGGAGGTCCCTTTCTGCTCATTGCTATCAAATCAGTAGTTGAAGACTTTGACAGACGTGAGATTGTCCGGAAGACTTGGGGCAGGGAGGGTTTGGTGAACGGGGAGCAGATCCAGCGAGTGTTCCTCCTGGGAACACCAAAGAATAGGACAGTGCTGGCAACATGGGAGACCCTGATCCACCAGGAGAGTCAGACATACCGGGACATTTTACTCTGGGACTTCATGGACACTTTCTTCAATCTGACCCTGAAGGAGATCCATTTCCTGAACTGGGCTGCTGAATTCTGCCACAAcgtgaaatttatttttaaaggtgatgCCGATGTTTTTGTCAACGTCGAGAACATTGTTGACTTCCTGGAGAGACATGACCCCACTGAGGACCTCTTTGTTGGGGACATCATCTACAATGCCCGCCCTATCCGTGTCCGAAAGAGCAAATACTATATCCCAGAGACCATGTATGGGCTAAGCATCTATCCAGCCtatgcaggaggaggagggtttttGCTGTCCAGCTGCACCATGAGGAAGCTCTCTAGGGCTTGCAGAGAGGTGGAACTCTTCCCCATTGATGATGTCTTTTTGGGCATGTGCTTACAGAGAATCAACCTCAAACCCATTTTGCATGAAGGATTCAAGACCTTTGGCATTGTCAAGCCTTCTGCTGCCCCACACCTACAGACATTTGACCCCTGTTTTTACAAAGATCTCATGGTAGTTCACAGTCTGAAAGTTGCTGAGATCTGGCTAATGTGGAACCTGCTCCACAGCCCACATCTTTCCTGTACTCAGAAGAAGCAAGTGAAGAAGCCTTTccaatggaaaaagaaagctcAAATAACACAGGCAACACCGCTCAGATAATGCAGGCAGACTGCAGCAAAAACTCATAGTAAACCAGCTGAGAAAGGGAACCTGGAAGTGTTGCAACCAAATGAGCCGACTTTAGAAGTATTTTAGCACTTCTTATTTACAAAGTTAAGAGAAGATGACAAAGCATTGCAGGAATTTGCCAAAATCCTACATTTGCACAACATACCATGTAGGTCCTTCTCCATTAATGAGTCCAAATAATCATAACAGTatctttaatttattattatttattagaaTTATAGCAGTGCTTAGCAGGCCAATGTGTAAAAAGCACATTGCAAAATGCAATCCTTGGAGATTTTTCAGCGTTAGAAATGTAAGAAATGAAAGAAGATAGAGGGCAAGAGATGACACCAAGGAGCACAGGAATCGTTGTCAACTCGTTACCTTCACTTGGACTCATTGAAAAATGACCAAACTACACAGTAACTAGAGTAAAGGAAATCAAGTCACCTTAGTGTATGCTCAAATCAAATCACCACTGCCTGGTTGGCTTTCTATAGGCCTCATAAGAGGAGAAGAACGGCTAGCAGCTATTGAAATGGGGTCCTATACATTGCAGATAGGATGgacaacaagaaaacaaaccGGAGGCTGAGGGTGGCATGGCTGGTTGAGCAAAGGACAGGTAAGTAGACAACTGGGAAGGGGCAGACTTCCAAAGGGCCTTTAAAGAAAGGACAAGAAGAACTTTGAGTTGATCGCTCCAAGTCTTGATTTTTCATTATTCGTAGCAACACCTCAGTTCAAATATCTGCTCCATTGACACACTCAGGACTCAGGGGACCAGTTTTTGGCACTTCCATGAGCTCAGGCTCTACGCTATGCTGACTGGCACGCAGTGAAAACTCAGAGTCATCCAACAGCATCTGATCTCTCTCACCATCTAATCCAGATCTTCAGAAGGTTTGCATCTGGAGAGATCCTTTGGCCTTTGCTTGCTGCTTGCGTCACATTTGGGAGCTTCTTCAAACCAAAGGAAACTTGTCAATGGACTAGACTGGTTTCTAGAGACCTTGGTGCTCTTGCCTGGCATACAGTCAACTACAAAGAGCAGCCAAGACTTTTCGTATTGCTGCGGGTGTCACGTGAAGGGAGAAAGCAGTCTTGAGACAAAAGGGCTTCAGAATAAAAGCGTTTCTAAATTTATTGCAAGAAAGCAAAAACACAAAGCAATCTTTCTGTTGGACTTTGCAAGGTTCAGTCAGCCTGTAACTTCTTAAGTATTTTAAGCATCGGACAAGAACACTGGATTgcttagtttttcaaagaacagtCAATACTTTGAAGCATTTTGGTTTTTCCAGCAGCAGATTACCTTAAAAGAACACCCTTTTCTTGGACATCAAAGAGGAATTAAAATTCCTCTAAATCAGGGTTAAAAAACTACAAAATTCATGGGGCAAAGAGCCTGAATTCACCTCTGATACTGTGTTTGTTAATTCTTTTGCAATTTTTCCCCCCTCAGCAAAACTCCTATCCATCAGAGAACCCCCAATGCCATTCCTCTTCAGGAGGGCACATACACACCACTTCAAAGGAAACTACAATCAGTCATAAATGTCCAGGAAGTTGCTTTCACTTGAACAGAGCCTGCAGCGCAGTTGCATTTCATGTCTGGGTAtaaccttcctcctccccagcagtaGTCCAGGTTCAGTACTTGTATTAACTATGCACAACATGGAGGAAAGCAAGCTGGTAATAGCCATTGGTAGACTATTAACAGTCTTACATACTATCTTCATCATAAGAGTTTAAGCCTTACAATAATGTATTTCCAAGGAAAGGTCAGCTGTATAGAAATCAAAAGACCATATGTTGATTTGGGGTATTTTCAGGATGCAAtcctgaaatacaaaatgctCGTGTAAGCTTTACAAGGAGCTCTGTCAGGTGTGGAAGTAAGCCAGAGCCTTGCTGGTGGGAGAAAGCCAGTCACGCCCCTGTCTGCTAATATGTGTGATACTTATATATTTATGAGCTTGTACAGAAATGTATTACCTGTGATTAGTTTACAGTTTGGGAAATTATTTATATCATAATTAAAAGACAGCATGCAGACGTGCCTCTAGTTGTCAGAGTGAGTCTGTCAAGTACATCCGCACACATGTTGTACGACTAACACCACAGGTATTTTTCATGAAGacagtaacatgaaaaatacattattcattATTTTGGATAACTTGGTAAATCTTTCCCTATGCTGGACTTAATTTACTggtaatgacagaaaaataaacacgTCTTACCTTATGATTTCCTACAAGGCAGCTAGTCAGGTTCAGCAGTCCTTATTAAGATCTTCCTTTTAACCTCAGAGATGCACAGAGATTGGCTCCTCCCTCTATAATATCTTCAGATCTGCAATCTACCTACAGTACAGCATTAATGAGAGCATTTTGTCCCAGATCAAAGTTGTTGTTCAACATCCACCTGTACCAGCACATACTCTGATAGATTGCAGAAATGGAACTAGAGCAAACTGTTTACTCTGTCGTGTTAGTCTATGGAATAGCTCATTTCTTTTATCCAGTGAATACTAAATCTAGTATCTAAAAATGAAAGATACATCTGTTTTTGTTCTCCAGCTTTTGCTGCATGGCGTGTTTGACCTGGttttaaaagtttccatttgCTTCTGCAGTTGAGCTGGAAGTTCACAGGCTCCATATGTGAGCATAACGCACTGGAATGCACTGGGGAAATGCTGGAGGGCAGTGCTGCATCCCCTGCAGTTTATTAAATTCTACTTCCTGCCACAGTAGGCAAAAAGTCTTTGACTTCATCCATGCTGGAGATTGTTTCCTAAAATATGAGGTTGTTTTCAGAAAATCCTAAAACCCTAGGTGTGTATGAGAACTGGCAGGAAGGACCTTCCACTGACCTTTCCGACACATCTCAGAAAACCCAAACGATCCATTTCAGAATGACATTCTGAGCAGCTTTTATTAACTGGCTAATTCAATGCACCAGTCAGGGTTTTGCTACAAAGCCTTGCGTGGCAATTTTTTTCACGACTAACCCatgatgagaaaagaaaacataaaaatatccTAAGTAGGTTCCACCAGTAGCAAGGAAGGCAAGCAGACATCCTCGAGACAGACATAAACATCTGAAGCTAATACAGTACAGTAGGTTTTATTGAATCCCAGGGACCCACACACAGTGAAATTTTGTTCTTACTGTATGTAAGTAGCCAGATTTGGTCACTATAACGAGCAGAGCTGGCTCGAAGCTCACATTCAGCACCTCCAAATGCATCTCTGGACACATAAACTGGTAGTGAATGCCAAGATCCATCATTTGGTCAGGCCACTGCTCACTTAGAtgtcataaaaaaaagaaagcccaagaTGGCTCTGAAGCAATTGAGTATTAAAATACTGTGCTTCCTGTCTGCAGTTTAATTATTCATCTTTCTACAGCAGGTTCTCGGAAGCAAACGCCAACTACAAAATCAAACAGTACAAAATAATCAAACAGCTCAGAGAATCCTCGCTAAATATTAGCACTGAGAACATTCCCCAGAGAGTGCTGAAAGACCATCAGatcggggagggggggcgggggaagtcTACCCCAAAGCCCAGTTTGAAGAACTGCTGAGCCCGAGTTGTACCTTTCAGCTGGAGTTGCAGGGCTCAGCAGCCCTGAAAATTAGCCCACCGCATTTCCCTAACGACGCTACTAACTGTACTGATGTTCGTCAAAACCAGTAAACTTTTAAATCCAACTTTTCATGATTTTCTAGGCTTA
Above is a genomic segment from Harpia harpyja isolate bHarHar1 chromosome 9, bHarHar1 primary haplotype, whole genome shotgun sequence containing:
- the B3GNT9 gene encoding UDP-GlcNAc:betaGal beta-1,3-N-acetylglucosaminyltransferase 9 isoform X1 gives rise to the protein MRVRLKGDAICTLFLLVVLCSLLYSQLEHLVPVGNKEPTQKKPSVTPKILSDPRAPWRLMPAEATVPRPQVTPIVRRTEVANNRVQTTTPSPLTDSAFNFKRYLLNKDNRNFNLLINQPKKCRKTPGGPFLLIAIKSVVEDFDRREIVRKTWGREGLVNGEQIQRVFLLGTPKNRTVLATWETLIHQESQTYRDILLWDFMDTFFNLTLKEIHFLNWAAEFCHNVKFIFKGDADVFVNVENIVDFLERHDPTEDLFVGDIIYNARPIRVRKSKYYIPETMYGLSIYPAYAGGGGFLLSSCTMRKLSRACREVELFPIDDVFLGMCLQRINLKPILHEGFKTFGIVKPSAAPHLQTFDPCFYKDLMVVHSLKVAEIWLMWNLLHSPHLSCTQKKQVKKPFQWKKKAQITQATPLR